One segment of Chionomys nivalis chromosome 1, mChiNiv1.1, whole genome shotgun sequence DNA contains the following:
- the Phb2 gene encoding prohibitin-2, with protein sequence MAQNLKDLAGRLPAGPRGMGTALKLLLGAGAVAYGVRESVFTVEGGHRAIFFNRIGGVQQDTILAEGLHFRIPWFQYPIIYDIRARPRKISSPTGSKDLQMVNISLRVLSRPNAQELPSMYQRLGLDYEERVLPSIVNEVLKSVVAKFNASQLITQRAQVSLLIRRELTERAKDFSLILDDVAITELSFSREYTAAVEAKQVAQQEAQRAQFLVEKAKQEQRQKIVQAEGEAEAAKMLGEALSKNPGYIKLRKIRAAQNISKTIATSQNRIYLTADNLVLNLQDESFTRGR encoded by the exons ATGGCTCAGAACTTAAAGGATTTAGCGGGACGCCTGCCCGCCGGGCCTCGGGGCATGGGCACGGCGCTGAAGCTGCTGCTGGGGGCCGGGGCCGTGGCCTACGGCGTGCGCGAATCCGTGTTCACCG TGGAAGGTGGTCATAGAGCCATCTTCTTTAACCGGATCGGCGGTGTGCAACAGGACACAATCCTGGCCGAGGGACTTCACTTTAG GATCCCCTGGTTCCAGTACCCCATCATCTATGACATTCGGGCCAGACCCCGAAAAATCTCCTCCCCTACAGGTTCCAAAG ACCTGCAGATGGTGAACATTTCCCTGCGTGTGCTGTCTCGACCCAATGCCCAGGAGCTCCCCAGCATGTACCAGCGCCTAGGGCTAGACTATGAGGAGCGAGTGCTGCCGTCCATTGTCAACGAGGTGCTCAAAAGTGTGGTGGCCAAGTTCAATGCCTCGCAGCTGATTACCCAGCGGGCTCAG GTGTCCCTGTTGATCCGAAGAGAGCTCACAGAGCGCGCCAAGGACTTCAGTCTCATTCTGGACGATGTAGCTATCACCGAGCTGAGCTTTAGCCGAGAGTACACAGCTGCTGTAGAAGCCAAACAAGTAG cccagcaagaAGCCCAACGGGCCCAGTTTTTGGTGGAAAAAGCAAAGCAGGAACAGCGACAGAAGATCGTGCAGGCTGAGGGGGAGGCTGAGGCTGCCAAGATG CTTGGAGAAGCACTGAGCAAGAATCCCGGCTATATCAAGCTCCGAAAGATCCGGGCCGCCCAGAACATCTCTAAGACG ATCGCCACGTCCCAGAACCGCATCTATCTCACGGCCGACAACCTCGTGCTGAATCTACAGGACGAAAGCTTTACCCG GGGAAGGTAA
- the Emg1 gene encoding ribosomal RNA small subunit methyltransferase NEP1 — MAAPSGGFQPRERRFAAQEQDWDNAPPKRPRFGAGSKSGGRRLIVVLEGASLETVKVGKTYELLNCDKHKSMLLKNGRDPGEVRPDIAHQSLLMLMDSPLNRAGLLQVYIHTQKNVLIEVNPQTRIPRTFDRFCGLMVQLLHKLSVRAADGPQKLLKVIKNPVSDHFPVGCMKIGTSFSIADVSDVRELVPSSDPVVFVVGAFAHGKVSVEYTEKMVSISNYPLSAALTCAKLTTAFEEVWGVI, encoded by the exons ATGGCTGCGCCCAGTGGTGGTTTCCAGCCTCGTGAACGGCGTTTTGCAGCGCAGGAGCAGGACTGGGACAATGCGCCGCCTAAGAGACCTCGGTTTGGGGCAGGAAGCAAGAGCGGAGGCCGTAGACTCATTGTGGTGCTGGAAGGGGCCAGTCTGGAGACAGTCAAG GTGGGGAAAACTTATGAGCTACTCAACTGTGACAAGCACAAGTCCATGTTGTTGAAGAATGGACGGGACCCAGGGGAAGTCAGACCAGACATCGCCCACCAG AGCTTACTGATGCTGATGGACAGCCCCCTGAATCGAGCTGGCTTGCTCCAGGTTTATATCCATACACAGAAGAACGTGCTGATTGAAGTGAACCCCCAAACGCGAATTCCTAGAACCTTCGATCGCTTTTGTGGCCTCATGG TTCAGCTTTTACACAAACTCAGTGTCCGAGCAGCTGATGGCCCTCAGAAGCTTTTGAAG GTAATTAAGAATCCAGTGTCTGACCACTTCCCAGTTGGCTGTATGAAAATTGGCACTTCCTTCTCCATCGCAGACGTCAGTGATGTGCGAGAGCTGGTGCCCAGCAGTGACCCAGTTGTTTTCGTGGTGGGGGCCTTTGCCCACGGCAAG GTCAGTGTGGAGTACACAGAGAAGATGGTGTCCATCAGCAACTATCCACTTTCTGCTGCCCTTACCTGTGCCAAACTTACCACAGCCTTTGAAGAAGTATGGGGTGTCATCTGA